From Dehalococcoidia bacterium, a single genomic window includes:
- a CDS encoding Uma2 family endonuclease, with translation MTTTQEKLLTADDLLRLHSEGVRGELIQGVFCESMASGEEHGEVAAIVISTLMEFVRPRRLGRVIGTDSGILLQRDPDMVREPDVAFISADKLPIGVGLKGYFEEPPDLVVEIVSPSDRLESVFDKACMWVLFGVRLVWVLDPEDRSVDVFRPGISMTKLTENDSLDGADVLPGFSCTVSDLFDL, from the coding sequence ATGACTACGACTCAAGAAAAGCTGCTTACGGCCGATGACCTGCTACGACTTCACAGCGAGGGCGTTCGCGGTGAGCTGATCCAAGGAGTTTTTTGCGAAAGTATGGCCTCTGGAGAAGAGCACGGTGAAGTTGCCGCAATTGTAATCAGCACATTGATGGAGTTTGTCCGACCTCGCAGATTAGGACGAGTTATCGGCACCGATTCTGGCATCCTACTGCAACGTGACCCAGATATGGTTCGAGAGCCGGACGTAGCCTTCATATCTGCCGACAAGCTGCCCATTGGTGTCGGGTTGAAGGGCTACTTCGAAGAGCCACCCGACCTGGTTGTCGAGATTGTGTCACCCTCAGACCGCCTCGAGAGCGTATTCGACAAGGCCTGTATGTGGGTCCTGTTTGGCGTTAGGCTGGTTTGGGTGCTGGACCCTGAGGATCGTTCAGTTGACGTCTTCAGACCAGGAATCTCGATGACCAAGCTCACCGAGAACGACTCCCTCGACGGCGCTGACGTGCTTCCCGGCTTCTCCTGTACGGTCAGCGACCTCTTTGACCTCTAA
- a CDS encoding epoxide hydrolase codes for MNIQPYEVHISDDVLDDLKVRLSRTRWPDELEDVAWDYGSSLAYIRELCEYWQDGFDWRAHEARINEFDNYRADVDGLGIHYIHAKGQGPDPIPLIITHGWPSTFAEMLKIIPLLSDPASHGGDAAHSFDVVAPSMPGYGFSDRPTQRGMSPIRIAELWNTLMTEGLGYDNFVAQGGDWGAQITTTLGLNFPQTVSAIHLNMAGGGSPIPPEDELSDAEKEFLAHRDWWQQAEGAYGHQHRTKPQTLSYGLNDSPAGLAGWIVEKWRTWSDCNGDIESRFSKDELLTHLTIYWATETISSSVRLYYESGKAPSQLTSDNQVTVPTSFAKFPVEISYPPREWLERFYNLARYTEMPSGGHFAAAEEPQLLAEDIRASFRSLR; via the coding sequence ATGAACATCCAGCCTTATGAAGTGCACATTTCCGACGATGTCCTCGATGACCTGAAGGTCAGGCTCAGCCGTACGCGGTGGCCGGACGAGTTGGAGGACGTCGCGTGGGACTACGGGTCCAGTCTCGCGTACATTCGTGAGCTGTGCGAGTACTGGCAGGACGGCTTCGACTGGCGCGCCCATGAGGCTCGAATCAACGAGTTCGACAACTACAGGGCCGACGTCGACGGGCTGGGTATCCACTACATTCACGCTAAGGGACAGGGCCCTGACCCTATCCCGCTGATCATCACGCACGGGTGGCCAAGCACTTTCGCGGAGATGCTCAAGATCATCCCGCTGCTGTCTGATCCTGCAAGTCATGGGGGAGATGCTGCGCACTCGTTCGATGTGGTCGCCCCGTCTATGCCCGGATACGGCTTCTCCGACCGGCCCACGCAGCGGGGAATGAGCCCCATCCGCATCGCCGAACTGTGGAACACGCTGATGACCGAGGGCCTGGGCTATGACAACTTCGTCGCGCAGGGCGGCGACTGGGGAGCGCAGATCACGACGACGCTCGGACTGAACTTCCCTCAGACGGTGAGCGCGATCCACCTGAATATGGCCGGCGGCGGGTCCCCGATTCCACCTGAAGACGAGCTCTCAGACGCTGAGAAGGAGTTCCTAGCGCACCGCGACTGGTGGCAGCAGGCAGAGGGCGCGTACGGACACCAACACCGCACCAAGCCGCAGACGCTGTCGTACGGTCTGAACGACTCGCCCGCTGGCCTGGCCGGCTGGATCGTGGAGAAGTGGCGCACCTGGAGCGACTGCAATGGCGATATCGAGTCGCGGTTCAGCAAGGACGAGCTGCTGACGCACCTCACAATCTACTGGGCCACGGAGACGATAAGCTCGTCGGTGCGACTGTACTACGAAAGTGGAAAGGCGCCGTCGCAGCTTACATCGGACAACCAGGTGACCGTCCCGACATCGTTTGCCAAGTTCCCGGTGGAGATCAGCTACCCACCCAGGGAGTGGCTCGAGCGGTTCTACAACCTGGCACGCTACACGGAGATGCCGAGCGGCGGTCACTTCGCCGCGGCTGAGGAGCCGCAGCTGCTCGCGGAAGACATACGCGCATCATTCCGCAGCCTGAGGTAG